One Ranitomeya imitator isolate aRanImi1 chromosome 4, aRanImi1.pri, whole genome shotgun sequence genomic window, TCtttatactgatttttttttagtCTTTGGTCCTTCATGGATGGTAGAACTGGCTGTATACATTAGACGGCGGTCGGTCTAATGATGTTTCGACCAACCACCAGGTCAgatgactctcccatacacaggagcgctcgttcGGCCGAACCCTATTGTGTTCTCCGTTCGAAAGCTGCCAGCTGACTTGTCCGACATTGGACATGCTTGATGGACATCTTCCCAGATGATTAGTCAGCCGTGCCCACATACACAATAGACTGTTGGCTGAACCCATCAATATCAGTGGGTTCAGTAGACATCAGTGTAATGTGTATTTTGGCCTTGAAAGTTCTAATTCCCTTTGTTGCTCATTAACATTTCAATAAAAATTAATCAAACTTGCGACCTTGGTTTATATTCAATCATCTCCTTACCATACAATAATGGAAGTAGATCCACAACAATCATGGTCCTCCTCAATCCACTGACACCAGTAGAGAGGTAAGGGATGGATCTAGATAACTTGAGTAAACTGTCACTTGTATGACCTTGTATCTGCCTGACAGAAGTTCTGTTGTGTCCCTTATAATTATACGCCATTCTCAATGTTTCCTCAATCTTCATTCAAGGACCAGATGAATCAAAGTCGACCGACAATGTTCGAGTTTACCGGACTGACCAATGATGCAACTCTCTCCGTTTTCCTCTTCGTATTCTTCCTCCTGGTTTACATGATAACTGTGGTTGCTAATGTTGGGTTGTTCATAGCTGTCCATAAGACATCCGCCCTCCATACTCCCATGTATTTCTTCCTCAGTTACCTCTCGGTGGTCGACCTTTTCTACTCCTCAGTTATCGTTCCTAAAATGATTTCAGACCTTGTTTCCAGGAGGAAGGTCATCTCATTTTATGGTTGTGCTCTTCAATTCTACTTCTTTGCTGCTCTTGCCAGTACCGATGTTCATCTGCTCTCAAACATGTCCTATGACCGATACGTCGCTATTTGCCATCCTCTACATTATGTGTCCATGATGACCAAGACAAAATGCTTTTGTATGGTTCTCGTAGCTTTTTCGCTTGGGTTTTTGCAGTCAACAGCACAAACCAGCTGTATGTTTAGTCTTCAATACTGTGGCTCAAATGTCATCAACCACTTTTACTGTGACATCCCACCGTTGCTTAAGCTGTCCTGCTCGGATATTGTCATGTGTGACATGGTCATCATGTTCCTCATTGGATTTTATGGCATAGGTTCACTTACCGCCATCATGATTTCATATGCTTTCATCATCATTTCCATTCTTAAGATTAAGTCTTCCAAGGGCAGACAGAAAGCGTTCAGCACCTGCTCCTCACACATCATCTGTTCCTGCATCTTCTTTGTGTCCGTGCTTCTCACTTACTTACATCCTCCTTCCAATGCCATCAATAACCAAAGTAAGGTGGCTTCCATCTTCTATTCCGTCATGACACCCATGTTGAATCCTCTTGTTTACAGCCTGAGAAACCAGGAAGTGAGGAACGTCATTGTTCAAACTTTCCATGGTCTATGTAATAAAAGGATTTAAATTCTTTCAAGTTTTGGGACTTGGGCTGAGTTCTTAATGATGTCGACATGAAAATGCATAAAACTGTAGTAAACCATTTATCTTCAAACATCGTTGATATTTCTTATCAAGACTAGTTGACTTTAAGAGAACCTATAGATAATCTGTGGCTGCACTTTTTATTTAATGTTATTGCAGATTTTTCTGAATATACAGTAAGTTATTGTCAAGAGTGTTCAGAAGTTTCCCTAATGCAAAAGCTGGACAAGAACTTCTGGGTTGTGGGATCCCAGCATGCAAACTTTGTCCGAAATCCCTCCACAGCTTCTCTCACCATAAACATGTAATATGCCACGTGTTATCGAGACATCTCACACCTTGCGCTGCATATTTTACTAAACGGTTATCGAACAGCTACTGATCTAATGATCTTACCATTCACTAACCGCTTAGTACACAATTCAGTAAAAACAC contains:
- the LOC138674894 gene encoding olfactory receptor 5AR1-like, with translation MNQSRPTMFEFTGLTNDATLSVFLFVFFLLVYMITVVANVGLFIAVHKTSALHTPMYFFLSYLSVVDLFYSSVIVPKMISDLVSRRKVISFYGCALQFYFFAALASTDVHLLSNMSYDRYVAICHPLHYVSMMTKTKCFCMVLVAFSLGFLQSTAQTSCMFSLQYCGSNVINHFYCDIPPLLKLSCSDIVMCDMVIMFLIGFYGIGSLTAIMISYAFIIISILKIKSSKGRQKAFSTCSSHIICSCIFFVSVLLTYLHPPSNAINNQSKVASIFYSVMTPMLNPLVYSLRNQEVRNVIVQTFHGLCNKRI